The following are encoded in a window of Arvicanthis niloticus isolate mArvNil1 chromosome 1, mArvNil1.pat.X, whole genome shotgun sequence genomic DNA:
- the Smc3 gene encoding structural maintenance of chromosomes protein 3, which translates to MYIKQVIIQGFRSYRDQTIVDPFSSKHNVIVGRNGSGKSNFFYAIQFVLSDEFSHLRPEQRLALLHEGTGPRVISAFVEIIFDNSDNRLPIDKEEVSLRRVIGAKKDQYFLDKKMVTKNDVMNLLESAGFSRSNPYYIVKQGKINQMATAPDSQRLKLLREVAGTRVYDERKEESISLMKETEGKREKINELLKYIEERLHTLEEEKEELAQYQKWDKMRRALEYTIYNQELNETRAKLDELSAKRETSGEKSRQLRDAQQDARDKMEDIERQVRELKTKISAMKEEKEQLSAERQEQIKQRTKLELKAKDLQDELAGNSEQRKRLLKERQKLLEKIEEKQKELAETEPKFNSVKEKEERGIARLAQATQERTDLYAKQGRGSQFTSKEERDKWIKKELKSLDQAINDKKRQIAAIHKDLEDTEANKEKNLEQYNKLDQDLNEVKARVEELDRKYYEVKNKKDELQSERNYLWREENAEQQALAAKREDLEKKQQLLRAATGKAILNGIDSINKVLEHFRRKGINQHVQNGYHGIVMNNFECEPAFYTCVEVTAGNRLFYHIVDSDEVSTKILMEFNKMNLPGEVTFLPLNKLDVRDTAYPETNDAIPMISKLRYNPRFDKAFKHVFGKTLICRSMEVSTQLARAFTMDCITLEGDQVSHRGALTGGYYDTRKSRLELQKDVRKAEEELGELEAKLNENLRRNIERINNEIDQLMNQMQQIETQQRKFKASRDSILSEMKMLKEKRQQSEKTFMPKQRSLQSLEASLHAMESTRESLKAELGTDLLSQLSLEDQKRVDALNDEIRQLQQENRQLLNERIKLEGIITRVETYLNENLRKRLDQVEQELNELRETEGGTVLTATTSELEAINKRVKDTMARSEDLDNSIDKTEAGIKELQKSMERWKNMEKEHMDAINHDTKELEKMTNRQGMLLKKKEECMKKIRELGSLPQEAFEKYQTLSLKQLFRKLEQCNTELKKYSHVNKKALDQFVNFSEQKEKLIKRQEELDRGYKSIMELMNVLELRKYEAIQLTFKQVSKNFSEVFQKLVPGGKATLVMKKGDVEGSQSQDEGEGSGESERGSGSQSSVPSVDQFTGVGIRVSFTGKQGEMREMQQLSGGQKSLVALALIFAIQKCDPAPFYLFDEIDQALDAQHRKAVSDMIMELAVHAQFITTTFRPELLESADKFYGVKFRNKVSHIDVITAEMAKDFVEDDTTHG; encoded by the exons GAGGGTACAGGTCCTCGTGTTATTTCTGCTTTTGTGGAAATCATTTTTGACAATTCAGACAACAGATTACCA attgATAAAGAAGAAGTTTCACTTCGAAGAGTTATTGGTGCCAAGAAAGATCAGTATTTCCTAGATAAGAAGATGGTCAC GAAAAATGATGTGATGAATCTCCTTGAAAGTGCTGGGTTTTCAAGAAGTAATCCTTATTACATTGTTAAGCAAGGAAAG ATCAACCAAATGGCAACAGCACCAGATTCTCAGAGATTAAAACTACTGAGAGAAGTAGCTGGTACTAGAGTGTATGACGAGCGTAAAGAGGAAAGCATCTCCCTGATGAAAGAGACAG agGGCAAACGGGAGAAGATCaatgaattattaaaatacattgaaGAGCGATTACATACTctagaggaggaaaaggaggaactgGCCCAGTATCAGAAGTGGGATAAAATGAGGCGTGCCCTGGAGTACACCATCTACAACCAGGAGCTCAACGAGACTCGTGCTAAGCTTGATGAG ctttcTGCTAAGCGAGAAACAAGTGGAGAGAAATCCAGACAATTGAGAGATGCCCAACAGGATGCAAGAGATAAAATGGAG GATATTGAGCGCCAGGttagagaactgaaaacaaaaatttcagctatgaaagaagaaaaagaacagcttAGTGCTGAAAGACAAGAGCAGATTAAGCAAAGGACCAAGTTGGAACTTAAAGCCAAGGATTTACAAGATGAGCTGGCAGGCAATAGTGAACAGCGG AAACGTTTATTAAAAGAGAGGCAGAAGCTGCttgaaaaaatagaagaaaagcagaaagaactgGCAGAAACAGAACCTAAATTCAACAgcgtaaaagaaaaagaagagcgAGGAATTGCTAG ATTGGCTCAAGCTACACAGGAAAGAACTGATCTTTATGCAAAGCAGGGTCGAGGAAGCCAGTTTACATCAAAGGAAGAAAGGGACAAGTGGATTAAGAAGGAGCTGAAGTCTCTAGACCAGGCCATCAATGATAAGAAAAGACAGATTGCTGCTATACACAAGGATCTGGAGGACACCGaggcaaataaagaaaaaaatctagagcaATATAAT AAACTGGATCAGGATCTCAATGAAGTCAAAGCTCGAGTTGAAGAACTGGACAGAAAATATTATgaagtaaaaaataagaaagatgaaCTACAAAGTGAAAGAAA TTActtgtggagagaggagaatgcagaacaACAAGCACTTGCTGCTAAAAGAGAAGACCTTGAGAAGAAGCAGCAACTTCTTAGAGCAGCAACAGGAAAG GCCATCTTAAATGGAATAGATAGCATTAACAAAGTGCTAGAACATTTTCGGCGAAAAGGTATAAACCAACATGTTCAGAATGGCTACCATGGCATTGTAATGAATAACTTTGAGTGCGAACCAGCTTTCTATACTTGTGTGGAAGTCACTGCTGGTAACAG GTTATTTTATCACATTGTTGATTCAGATGAAGTCAGCACAAAGATTTTAATGGAGTTCAATAAAATGAATCTTCCTGGAGAGGTGACTTTCCTGCCTCTTAACAAGTTAGATGTGAGGGATACTGCCTATCCGGAAACTAAC GATGCTATCCCTATGATCAGTAAGCTGAGGTACAATCCCAGATTTGACAAAGCTTTCAAACATGTGTTTGGAAAGACACTCATCTGTCGGAGCATGGAGGTTTCAACTCAGCTGGCTCGTGCCTTCACTATGGACTGTATTACTTTGGAAG GTGATCAAGTCAGTCATCGAGGTGCTCTGACTGGAGGCTATTACGACACAAGAAAGTCTCGACTTGAGTTGCAGAAAGACGTTAGAAAAGCAGAAGAGGAGCTGGGTGAGCTTGAAGCAAAGCTCAATGAAAACCTACGCAGAAACATTGAAA GGATTAATAATGAAATTGATCAATTGATGAACCAAATGCAGCAGAtagagacccaacaaagaaaatttaaagcatccagagatagcataTTATCTGAGATGAAGATGCTAAAAGAGAAGAGACAGCAATCAGAAAAGACTTTCATGCCAAAG CAACGTAGCTTACAAAGCTTGGAGGCGAGTCTGCATGCTATGGAGTCTACCAGAGAATCACTGAAAGCAGAACTGGGAACAGATTTGCTTTCTCAACTCAGTCTAGAAGATCAGAAAAGAGTCGATGCACTGAACGATGAAATCCGTCAACTTCAGCAG gAAAACAGACAGCTGCTAAATGAGAGAATTAAACTAGAAGGTATTATAACTCGAGTAGAGACCTACCTGAATGAGAACCTGAGGAAACGCTTGGACCAAGTAGAACAG GAACTTAATGaactgagagagacagaaggtGGTACTGTTCTTACTGCTACAACATCAGAACTTGAAGCTATTAATAAAAGAGTAAAAGATACTATGGCAAGATCAGAAG ATTTGGATAATTCCATTGACAAAACAGAAGCTGGAATTAAAGAGCTCCAGAAAAGTATGGAGCGCTGGAAAAACATGGAGAAAGAACACATGGACGCCATAAACCATGACACTAAAGAACTGGAGAAGATGACCAACCGACAAGGCATGCtgttgaagaagaaagaagagtgtATGAAGAAAATCCGAGAGCTGGGATCCCTTCCGCAGGAAGCATTTGAAAAATACCAGACACTGAGTCTTAAGCAG TTGTTTCGGAAACTTGAGCAGTGCAATACAGAGTTAAAGAAGTACAGCCACGTGAACAAGAAGGCGTTAGATCAGTTTGTGAACTTCTCTGAGCAGAAAGAAAAGCTGATAAAGAGACAAGAGGAATTGGATAGGGGCTACAAATCAATCATGGAATTGATGAATGTACTTGAACTTCGAAAATATGAAGCTATTCAGTTAACTTTCAAGCAG GTATCTAAGAACTTCAGTGAAGTTTTCCAGAAGTTAGTCCCTGGTGGCAAAGCCACTCTGGTGATGAAGAAAGGCGATGTGGAGGGCAGCCAGTCTCAGGATGAAGGAGAGGGCAGCGGCGAGAGCGAGAGGGGCTCTGGGTCACAGAGCAGTGTGCCATCAGTTGACCAGTTCACAGGAGTCGGGATCAGG gtgTCATTTACAGGGAAGCAAGGGGAGATGAGAGAAATGCAGCAGCTTTCAGGAGGACAGAAGTCTCTGGTAGCCCTTGCTCTCATTTTTGCCATTCAGAAATGTGACCCTGCTCCCTTTTACCTGTTTGATGAGATCGACCAGGCTTTGGATGCTCAGCACAGAAAAGCCGTGTCAG ACATGATTATGGAGCTAGCTGTGCACGCCCAGTTTATCACTACGACTTTTAGGCCTGAACTGCTTGAGTCAGCTGACAAATTCTATGGTGTAAAGTTCAGAAATAAG gttAGTCACATTGATGTGATCACAGCAGAGATGGCCAAAGATTTTGTAGAAGATGATACCACACATGGTTAA